In one Rhodohalobacter sp. 614A genomic region, the following are encoded:
- a CDS encoding ROK family protein, whose protein sequence is MNVSKTILTLDAGGTNFVFSAMKDKKEIVEPVTLPSNAHDLTLCLENLVSGFEGVIKKLDMKPDAVSFAFPGPADYPKGIIGNLPNFKAFQGGVALGPMLEEKFGVPVFINNDGDLFAYGEALTGILPAVNKKLEAAGSVKRFNNLIGLTIGTGFGSGIILNRTLLNGDNSCGAEIHNTLNVVNPDWNAEESVSTRAVQRVYAESANLPFDAALMPGDIYKIAKGDMEGDSNAAREAFHQLGMALGHSIVNTVTLIDGLVVLGGGLVGSWDLFAPVMFDTIKKKYENFKGEKSDRLSLEVYNLEDEKEIEKFIKGNPQTVKIPGSDKTIEYDESPRIGIGKTVLGTSNAVSLGAYTFAVQKLLNDNSSGD, encoded by the coding sequence ATGAACGTTTCAAAAACTATTCTAACGTTGGATGCAGGAGGTACAAATTTTGTCTTTTCTGCAATGAAGGACAAGAAAGAAATTGTTGAACCGGTTACGCTTCCTTCTAATGCTCACGATCTGACCTTATGTCTCGAAAACCTGGTCAGTGGATTTGAAGGAGTTATAAAAAAACTGGACATGAAACCGGATGCAGTCAGCTTCGCTTTTCCGGGCCCGGCGGACTATCCGAAGGGGATTATTGGAAATTTGCCGAATTTTAAAGCTTTTCAGGGTGGGGTGGCTTTGGGGCCTATGCTTGAGGAAAAATTCGGGGTCCCGGTATTTATCAATAATGACGGAGATCTTTTTGCATATGGAGAAGCACTGACCGGTATTCTTCCGGCAGTTAACAAAAAATTGGAAGCGGCCGGAAGCGTAAAAAGGTTCAATAATTTAATTGGCCTGACAATCGGAACCGGTTTCGGAAGCGGCATCATACTGAACAGAACATTGCTGAACGGGGACAATTCATGCGGAGCTGAAATCCACAACACGCTGAATGTTGTCAATCCCGATTGGAATGCAGAAGAATCCGTAAGTACAAGAGCCGTACAAAGGGTTTATGCCGAATCAGCCAATCTACCTTTTGATGCCGCCCTCATGCCGGGTGATATCTACAAAATTGCAAAAGGTGACATGGAAGGAGATTCAAACGCAGCAAGAGAAGCCTTTCATCAGCTTGGGATGGCATTAGGGCACTCAATAGTAAATACGGTTACTCTGATTGACGGTCTTGTTGTTTTAGGCGGGGGATTGGTTGGAAGTTGGGATCTTTTTGCGCCGGTTATGTTCGATACCATCAAAAAGAAATACGAAAACTTTAAAGGCGAAAAATCTGACAGGTTATCTTTAGAAGTGTATAATCTCGAAGATGAAAAAGAGATAGAAAAATTCATCAAGGGAAATCCGCAAACCGTGAAAATTCCCGGAAGTGATAAGACCATTGAATACGACGAATCTCCACGAATCGGTATCGGAAAAACCGTTTTGGGAACCAGTAATGCAGTAAGCCTTGGCGCTTATACCTTTGCCGTGCAAAAATTGTTGAATGATAATTCTTCAGGAGATTGA
- a CDS encoding MFS transporter produces the protein MTKSASFQKFAPVMISFYIMGFVDLVGVATGYVQKDFSLSDSVAQLLPSMVFVWFALISLPTGIFQDRKSKKLTLSIGIFVTGAGLLIPFLIYTYPAVVLGFCLLGIGNTILQVSANPLLIDISTKSTQSANLSFSQFVKASAALLSPIFIAILVRTFGDWRLIFPIYAAISILIAIWLLTIKIEEKKSEKPPATFRSVLRLLKEKMVIILVLGIFLIVGFDVGMNSNIAIFLTSRFDLDLATAGFGISVYFASLMVGRFSGGILLRYITERNFIIVSLLLTFIGLAGIIMIPILEVTWAMIFLTGLGFSNIFPLLFSIAINRMPDYANEVSGLIILSVSGGAVIPPLMGYVNQNFGNIAPIFVLAGCMLYVSYAAMYMLAKDTEKI, from the coding sequence ATGACAAAATCTGCCTCGTTTCAAAAGTTTGCTCCGGTTATGATATCATTCTACATCATGGGATTTGTGGACCTGGTGGGAGTGGCAACCGGATATGTGCAAAAGGATTTTTCTCTGTCTGACAGTGTTGCTCAGCTTTTGCCCAGTATGGTATTCGTCTGGTTTGCATTAATTTCTCTTCCAACGGGGATCTTCCAGGACCGAAAGAGCAAAAAGCTGACGCTAAGCATTGGTATTTTTGTTACCGGTGCAGGACTTCTGATTCCCTTTCTGATATACACATATCCTGCCGTTGTTTTGGGATTTTGTTTACTCGGAATCGGGAACACAATTCTGCAGGTATCTGCAAATCCTTTGTTGATTGATATATCAACTAAGAGTACACAATCGGCAAATCTGAGTTTCTCCCAATTTGTAAAAGCATCGGCAGCTCTGTTAAGTCCAATATTTATCGCCATTTTGGTGCGAACATTTGGAGACTGGAGATTGATTTTTCCTATCTATGCCGCCATTTCAATACTTATTGCGATATGGTTGCTGACCATCAAGATAGAAGAAAAAAAATCAGAAAAACCGCCGGCTACTTTTAGGAGTGTATTGCGCCTATTAAAAGAGAAAATGGTTATTATTCTTGTACTGGGCATCTTTCTGATTGTAGGTTTTGATGTAGGAATGAACTCAAATATTGCCATCTTTCTCACATCCCGTTTTGATCTCGATTTGGCAACTGCGGGTTTCGGAATTAGTGTTTACTTCGCGTCGTTAATGGTAGGACGTTTTTCGGGCGGAATTTTACTACGCTACATTACCGAACGAAATTTTATTATCGTGAGCTTGTTGCTGACGTTCATAGGGCTTGCAGGCATTATTATGATCCCAATTCTGGAAGTTACCTGGGCAATGATTTTTCTAACCGGTTTAGGGTTTTCAAATATCTTTCCATTGCTTTTCTCTATTGCTATTAACCGTATGCCGGATTATGCCAATGAGGTTTCCGGTTTGATTATTCTATCGGTTTCAGGAGGTGCGGTTATTCCTCCGCTTATGGGATATGTAAATCAGAATTTCGGAAATATTGCACCTATTTTTGTATTGGCAGGCTGTATGCTGTACGTATCCTATGCGGCAATGTACATGTTGGCAAAAGACACAGAAAAAATATAA
- a CDS encoding class I mannose-6-phosphate isomerase: MNFRKNPAIRISGKECTAGWEAVSKRLIKHLESLQIGPITIAIECYQGVRLAEIKEDLTDALNPDVVINPEDYLYEEQKIRQITQDDVTDDRIFGRITQLEMKDLVDPDKVESIRKRLRNGDSRLTVVMGPGASLIPEKVDILVYADMARWEIQQRMRNNEVNNIGIQNKQEGIEDKYKRGFFVDWRICDKLKKQIFENIDFVLDTNKKGQPTFIDKETYDFALQQTIQQPFSVVPFFDPGPWGGQWMREVCNLDDGPENYAWCFNCVPEENSILYQFDNDVVMELPSLNVVFFHPEELLGEKVFQRFGDEFPIRFDFLDTIEGGNLSLQVHPSKEYIRDEFGLSYTQDESYYLMDVQGEAKVYLGLKNGIDPDVMVENLKHANNGGPGFDADQYVASWPARKHDHFLIPNGTVHCSGEGCMVLEISATPYIFTFKLWDWNRLGLDGKPRPINIDRGEKVIKWDRDDEWVPQNLINQFQKVDEGDGWVEEKTGLYETQFIETRRHRFSKAVPHKANGSVAVFNLVEGEQAMVSSPNDEFEPFIVNYAETFIIPASIREYEIAPTGNSRGKEIMTIKAYVRT; the protein is encoded by the coding sequence ATGAATTTTAGAAAAAACCCTGCTATTCGAATATCTGGTAAAGAGTGTACAGCCGGCTGGGAAGCTGTATCAAAAAGGTTAATCAAGCATCTTGAAAGTTTACAAATCGGACCGATAACCATAGCTATTGAATGTTACCAGGGAGTTCGCCTGGCCGAGATTAAAGAAGATCTGACCGATGCATTGAATCCGGATGTAGTGATAAACCCGGAAGATTATTTGTACGAAGAGCAAAAAATCCGCCAGATTACACAGGATGATGTTACGGATGATCGCATCTTCGGACGAATCACTCAGCTTGAAATGAAAGATTTGGTCGATCCCGATAAAGTGGAATCCATTCGGAAAAGATTAAGAAATGGAGATTCCCGTTTAACCGTGGTTATGGGCCCCGGAGCGTCGTTGATCCCGGAAAAAGTTGACATACTGGTTTATGCCGATATGGCCCGATGGGAAATACAACAGAGAATGCGGAACAACGAAGTCAATAATATCGGCATTCAAAACAAGCAAGAAGGTATAGAAGACAAATATAAAAGAGGCTTTTTTGTTGACTGGAGAATTTGTGACAAACTGAAAAAGCAGATTTTTGAAAATATTGATTTTGTTCTGGATACCAACAAAAAAGGGCAGCCAACTTTCATAGATAAAGAGACTTATGATTTTGCCCTTCAACAAACCATTCAGCAACCATTTAGTGTGGTTCCCTTTTTTGATCCGGGACCTTGGGGTGGCCAATGGATGAGAGAGGTGTGCAATCTTGACGATGGTCCTGAAAACTACGCCTGGTGTTTTAACTGCGTTCCGGAAGAAAACAGTATTCTTTATCAGTTTGATAATGATGTGGTTATGGAATTGCCATCTCTCAACGTAGTATTTTTCCATCCGGAGGAATTGTTAGGTGAAAAGGTATTTCAACGATTTGGAGATGAATTTCCAATCCGTTTTGACTTCTTAGATACGATTGAAGGAGGAAATTTAAGTCTCCAGGTTCACCCTTCGAAAGAATATATTCGGGACGAATTTGGCCTTTCATACACACAGGATGAAAGTTACTATCTGATGGATGTTCAGGGTGAAGCCAAAGTGTATCTCGGCCTAAAGAATGGAATTGATCCTGATGTGATGGTTGAAAATCTCAAACATGCCAACAATGGCGGGCCGGGATTTGATGCAGATCAATATGTGGCCTCTTGGCCGGCAAGAAAGCATGATCATTTTTTGATTCCGAATGGAACGGTTCATTGTTCGGGAGAAGGATGTATGGTTCTTGAAATCAGTGCAACCCCATACATTTTTACCTTTAAACTTTGGGATTGGAATCGGCTGGGACTGGATGGAAAACCACGGCCCATTAACATTGACAGGGGAGAAAAAGTCATAAAATGGGATAGAGATGACGAATGGGTTCCTCAGAATCTCATCAATCAATTTCAAAAAGTAGATGAAGGCGATGGCTGGGTAGAAGAAAAAACAGGTCTTTATGAAACCCAGTTTATTGAAACCCGGAGGCATCGTTTCAGCAAAGCTGTCCCTCACAAAGCCAATGGAAGTGTAGCTGTATTTAACCTGGTAGAAGGAGAACAAGCAATGGTTTCAAGCCCGAATGATGAGTTCGAGCCGTTTATCGTTAATTATGCGGAGACATTTATCATTCCGGCTTCCATTCGTGAATATGAAATTGCCCCTACAGGTAATAGCCGCGGGAAAGAGATCATGACGATCAAAGCCTATGTCCGTACCTAA
- a CDS encoding RagB/SusD family nutrient uptake outer membrane protein, producing MKKTMDNKYGTGFLAVILMILTIAGCDFLEENPVSTITSDNYYQSEEDAVAATNALYDYLSVGTAGIFDPTFGGIFFNDYWVFHDLVSDNVTEKLTGQEYRNLSLFNHTADNVRIEYYWQDLYKTINAANTVVDKIPPIDFDNMRKQHLISEARFIRAMMYFELARTFGDVPLIIQATADVSTSYQPRTSKEAVYAQVISDLEFAEQNLSDSYRVGKGRPTPMAATALLSKVYLYMENYEMAAEKAQEVIESNEYFLWDDFADIFKIENMNEGEIIFAVNFSGTQSEGFKPNQYLVRLLPSGLDQDGEGPENAQGWEVPTDDLYNSFYNLDRRKEVTFIESFTYSDGSTVQFEPHFGKFWDQEAEPRANNTDMDVIYLRYADVLLIYAEALNEVNNGPTPQAYDAINQVRRRARFDGTTERNVLPDIAGLNYQQFKDAILKERRWEFVLEGQRWGDLVRMDKLVDIVNASGKENASPEPFHKLFPIPQRELNINKNLTQNPGY from the coding sequence ATGAAGAAAACTATGGATAACAAATATGGTACGGGATTTCTTGCAGTTATATTAATGATCCTCACAATAGCTGGCTGCGATTTTTTGGAAGAGAATCCTGTATCCACAATTACATCAGATAATTATTATCAGTCGGAAGAAGATGCTGTTGCCGCAACAAATGCTCTGTATGATTACCTGAGCGTGGGAACTGCGGGCATTTTTGATCCTACCTTTGGAGGTATATTCTTTAATGATTATTGGGTCTTTCACGATTTGGTCTCTGATAATGTTACCGAGAAGCTGACAGGCCAGGAATATCGAAATCTGTCTCTGTTCAATCATACCGCCGATAATGTTCGGATTGAATATTACTGGCAGGATCTCTACAAAACTATCAACGCAGCAAATACAGTAGTTGATAAAATTCCTCCGATTGATTTTGATAACATGCGCAAGCAACATTTGATATCGGAAGCGCGGTTTATCAGGGCTATGATGTATTTCGAACTTGCCCGCACTTTTGGGGATGTTCCACTCATCATTCAGGCTACGGCTGATGTCAGTACATCATACCAGCCGAGAACCAGCAAGGAAGCTGTTTATGCCCAGGTAATCAGTGATTTGGAATTTGCCGAGCAAAATCTCAGCGATTCATACCGTGTTGGCAAAGGAAGGCCAACGCCGATGGCAGCTACCGCTTTATTATCAAAGGTCTATCTGTATATGGAGAACTACGAGATGGCCGCAGAAAAAGCACAGGAGGTGATTGAGTCCAATGAATATTTCTTGTGGGACGATTTTGCAGACATCTTCAAAATTGAAAACATGAATGAAGGTGAAATTATTTTTGCAGTCAATTTCAGTGGTACCCAGAGTGAAGGCTTTAAACCCAATCAGTATTTGGTTCGGTTATTGCCGTCAGGTTTGGATCAAGATGGCGAAGGCCCCGAAAATGCCCAAGGCTGGGAAGTCCCTACAGACGATCTTTACAACAGTTTCTACAATTTAGATCGTCGCAAAGAAGTTACGTTTATTGAATCATTTACATACAGCGACGGCAGCACTGTTCAATTCGAACCACACTTTGGAAAGTTTTGGGATCAGGAAGCCGAACCGCGTGCGAACAATACCGATATGGATGTAATCTATCTTCGCTATGCGGATGTTTTGCTTATCTACGCGGAGGCACTAAACGAAGTGAACAATGGGCCAACACCACAGGCTTATGATGCGATTAATCAGGTGAGAAGACGGGCCCGGTTCGATGGAACAACTGAAAGAAATGTGCTGCCTGACATAGCCGGGCTGAATTATCAGCAATTTAAAGATGCCATTCTAAAAGAAAGACGCTGGGAATTTGTATTGGAAGGTCAGCGCTGGGGCGACCTGGTAAGAATGGATAAGCTGGTAGATATCGTAAATGCTTCCGGCAAAGAAAACGCTTCACCCGAACCTTTTCATAAGCTTTTTCCTATTCCACAAAGAGAACTAAACATCAATAAAAACCTGACCCAAAACCCGGGATACTAA
- a CDS encoding SusC/RagA family TonB-linked outer membrane protein has product MIHTSREAQMMQDLPDHAWTLNFRNDRSLQVAANRLQPAITFFGAKYDTESFMKGIVKWMLITILLSVVSATAYAQEIIPVSGVVLVDGEPLAGAHVLVKNETEIGTVTDINGEFFINVPKDSTIVIRFIGFEPEERIISTDDYLEIELHESLIQGEELVVVGYGSIRRSDLTGSVSSVDAESIEASSISSIDQGLQGKAAGVVIRQTSGQPGAGSTIRIRGTTSINGNNEPLYVIDGVPIISDAGQMSIGATSGPSMNPLASINPSDIESIEVLKDASATAIYGARGANGVILVTTKQGSSSGPEISLGYYRGIQTISRTIPMLNARQLAILGNEAADNSDVLRRIIYASPNNLGEGINWQDQIFEPAPISNYQLSINGGDEDTRYTISGNYFNQDGIIISSAFEKGNLRVNLNQDLSDKITVATNLNLNRSLMDGVVTDAEAATASSITSWALEFNPGLPVYNAEGGYTYENNTSRPAIGNPVADAFETEQINKTTRFIGNAFVRWNIIDNLEFKSSVGVDGFLNEEFYFVPNYLKRAEASNGQAALGDSKGYTWLIENILSYNNRFNNEHSLNVVLGHTLQKFNSNFLYAATSDFDDNRLGYHSIQSGNEKTLSLSGATAWQMQSVLSRVNYSYRNKYLATISGRVDGSSKFGAGNKYGFFPSVSLAWRLKEEEFLRNVDVLTQWKVRAGYGIVGNEGIPPYSSMGTLEVTEAYFGENEIAKGAGPATLKNDDLKWETTGQFNTGMDVGFLDDRISLTFDYYYKKTTDLLLNAPVPYTSGFRYAYTNIGELKNAGFEIALRTENFRDKFQWNTSITFAQNRNEITKLTGEEDGGLTGQNILGINGWTRITEGQPIGTFYGYKSDGIVQLEENLDEVPRFSSYSPTYGDRKYIDQNGDGFINEQDKVVLGNANPDFTFGIGNEFYYKNFSLNVFLQGVYGNEIVNFNRFGLESFDGTKNNSTAALDRWTPENPTNKYPRANALPPPNVLSDVQVEDGSFLRVQDVTLAYSLPADLSEKLHLRTVRFYISAKNVYTLTNYKGYDPEVSRFSNDNLSMGADYGSYPRSRMFMAGVNISL; this is encoded by the coding sequence TTGATCCATACAAGCCGGGAAGCGCAGATGATGCAGGACCTGCCGGATCATGCCTGGACGTTGAATTTTAGAAATGATCGATCATTGCAGGTTGCAGCAAACAGATTGCAACCTGCAATCACTTTTTTTGGAGCCAAATATGATACGGAGAGTTTTATGAAAGGTATTGTCAAATGGATGCTCATAACTATTTTATTGTCAGTAGTTTCTGCTACAGCATATGCCCAGGAAATTATCCCGGTTTCAGGGGTGGTTCTTGTTGATGGGGAGCCACTTGCCGGTGCTCACGTCCTTGTAAAAAATGAGACGGAGATAGGTACTGTAACAGATATCAATGGAGAGTTTTTTATAAATGTGCCAAAAGATTCTACGATTGTTATACGCTTTATTGGTTTCGAACCAGAGGAGCGTATTATTTCTACAGATGACTATTTGGAAATTGAACTGCATGAAAGCCTGATTCAGGGAGAAGAGCTTGTTGTTGTAGGGTATGGATCAATTCGGAGGAGCGATCTGACCGGTTCCGTTTCTTCTGTTGATGCCGAGTCAATCGAGGCCAGTTCTATATCGTCGATAGACCAGGGATTGCAGGGAAAAGCTGCCGGTGTGGTTATTCGGCAAACATCCGGTCAACCCGGCGCTGGATCAACCATTCGTATTCGGGGAACCACGTCAATTAATGGAAATAATGAACCCCTGTACGTAATTGATGGCGTGCCTATTATCAGTGATGCCGGGCAGATGTCTATTGGTGCCACAAGCGGACCTTCCATGAATCCGCTGGCAAGTATCAATCCAAGTGATATTGAATCTATAGAAGTGTTAAAAGACGCCTCCGCTACGGCTATTTATGGGGCAAGAGGTGCAAATGGAGTGATACTTGTAACTACAAAGCAAGGCAGCAGCTCGGGACCGGAAATCTCTCTCGGGTACTACAGGGGGATTCAAACCATTTCCCGGACAATCCCGATGTTGAATGCCCGGCAATTAGCTATTCTTGGAAATGAAGCTGCCGACAATTCAGATGTACTTCGCAGAATTATTTATGCCAGTCCCAATAACCTTGGTGAAGGCATAAATTGGCAGGATCAGATATTTGAGCCTGCTCCAATCAGCAATTATCAGCTTTCCATCAATGGCGGAGATGAGGATACGAGATATACAATCTCCGGAAATTACTTTAATCAGGATGGAATTATCATCAGCTCTGCTTTTGAAAAAGGGAATCTGAGGGTAAATCTGAATCAGGATCTTTCAGATAAAATAACCGTAGCTACCAATCTGAATCTGAACAGGAGTTTAATGGATGGGGTGGTTACCGATGCAGAAGCCGCAACAGCCTCAAGTATAACGTCATGGGCGCTGGAATTTAATCCGGGACTTCCGGTTTACAATGCGGAGGGAGGATACACCTATGAAAATAACACCTCTCGGCCGGCTATTGGAAATCCTGTTGCTGATGCTTTTGAGACAGAACAAATCAATAAAACAACGCGCTTTATTGGAAATGCTTTTGTGCGTTGGAATATCATCGACAATCTTGAATTTAAAAGTTCAGTCGGTGTTGACGGCTTTCTCAATGAGGAGTTCTATTTCGTGCCAAACTATTTAAAAAGAGCCGAAGCCAGTAATGGACAAGCTGCTTTGGGAGATTCGAAAGGATATACATGGCTGATTGAAAACATTTTGTCATACAATAACCGCTTCAATAATGAGCATTCATTGAATGTAGTTCTTGGCCATACCCTTCAGAAATTCAATAGTAATTTTCTATATGCAGCCACCTCTGATTTTGACGACAATCGCCTGGGGTATCATTCCATACAAAGTGGTAACGAGAAAACACTTTCTCTGAGCGGAGCAACTGCCTGGCAGATGCAGTCGGTTCTATCCAGAGTAAATTATAGTTACCGCAACAAATATCTGGCTACGATATCTGGGCGTGTGGATGGTTCCTCAAAGTTTGGAGCCGGTAACAAGTATGGGTTTTTCCCGTCAGTTTCCTTGGCATGGCGTTTAAAGGAGGAAGAATTCCTGCGTAATGTTGATGTCTTAACTCAATGGAAAGTGCGTGCTGGATATGGAATTGTAGGGAATGAGGGAATTCCGCCATACAGTTCTATGGGAACTCTGGAAGTAACCGAGGCCTATTTCGGTGAAAATGAGATTGCAAAAGGTGCAGGTCCGGCTACTCTGAAAAATGATGATTTGAAATGGGAAACAACCGGACAGTTCAACACCGGTATGGATGTGGGATTCCTGGATGATCGAATCTCGTTAACCTTCGATTATTATTATAAGAAAACCACAGACCTGCTCTTAAACGCACCGGTGCCTTATACATCAGGATTCAGATATGCTTACACAAATATTGGAGAATTAAAAAATGCCGGGTTCGAAATTGCCCTGAGAACGGAGAATTTCAGAGACAAATTCCAATGGAATACGAGCATTACATTTGCTCAAAACAGAAATGAAATAACAAAGCTGACCGGTGAGGAAGATGGCGGCTTAACAGGCCAGAACATCCTTGGAATCAATGGTTGGACCCGCATAACAGAAGGGCAGCCCATTGGTACATTCTACGGTTATAAATCAGACGGAATTGTCCAGTTAGAAGAGAACCTGGATGAAGTTCCCAGGTTTTCAAGTTACTCACCTACGTATGGCGATCGGAAATACATCGACCAAAATGGAGATGGATTTATTAACGAACAGGATAAAGTGGTTCTTGGAAATGCCAATCCGGATTTTACTTTTGGCATAGGAAATGAGTTCTATTACAAAAACTTTTCGTTGAATGTTTTTCTGCAGGGAGTGTATGGAAACGAAATCGTGAATTTTAATCGGTTTGGTCTGGAGAGTTTTGATGGTACTAAGAACAACTCAACAGCAGCTTTAGACCGCTGGACTCCCGAAAACCCTACCAATAAATATCCACGGGCGAATGCACTTCCGCCTCCAAATGTGTTATCTGATGTTCAGGTTGAGGACGGTTCTTTTCTTCGGGTTCAGGATGTAACATTGGCTTACAGCCTTCCTGCTGATCTGTCGGAGAAATTACATCTCAGGACAGTTCGGTTTTATATAAGCGCAAAAAACGTTTATACACTCACAAACTATAAAGGATATGATCCCGAAGTGAGTCGGTTTTCCAACGACAATCTGAGTATGGGAGCAGATTATGGTTCCTATCCACGCTCCAGGATGTTCATGGCTGGTGTAAACATTTCATTGTAA
- a CDS encoding DUF5005 domain-containing protein, with amino-acid sequence MYVRFVIGVIVFLLLIGRSGGQAQNVRPATEFNHLFTRSGGGLTGADGTYSVLLPDGRSVWIFGDTFLGTVNADGTREKMDPIYIRNSFVIQEGETLKTLFRETPQGDRSMVIPPLVLESNGEIPEDSVWYWPGDGFVVDDQLKVFFSEFRQNGSGMWDFMWTGSAIASFSLPDLQQVDIEILPEEKVSSIHFGHALFEDEEYTYIYGLRDGKAYCARFPNGMPEGEWEYFSGNEWTDDVKTVSPILDVGISEQFSVLKLNDEYYLITQLGGLSNEIWAFHSDSPFKWSAKKGKKIHTIEIPFDNPNLFTYNALAHPQFIDEHDSILISYNMNSHELEDHYRNANIYRPRFIRVPIQQLK; translated from the coding sequence ATGTACGTAAGGTTTGTTATAGGAGTAATAGTTTTTCTTTTGTTAATTGGCCGGAGCGGAGGACAGGCACAAAATGTTCGCCCGGCAACCGAGTTTAACCATTTATTCACCCGAAGCGGCGGTGGCTTAACCGGAGCGGATGGTACGTATTCGGTTCTTCTGCCCGATGGTCGCTCTGTATGGATATTTGGAGATACTTTTTTGGGAACCGTAAATGCCGATGGCACTCGCGAAAAGATGGATCCCATCTATATCCGTAACTCTTTTGTGATACAAGAGGGGGAAACTCTAAAGACGCTTTTTAGAGAAACTCCTCAGGGAGATCGATCTATGGTTATTCCGCCGCTTGTTTTGGAATCGAATGGTGAAATACCTGAAGATTCTGTTTGGTACTGGCCCGGAGATGGGTTTGTGGTAGACGATCAATTAAAAGTTTTTTTCTCTGAGTTTCGACAAAACGGTTCGGGGATGTGGGATTTTATGTGGACTGGTTCAGCAATAGCCAGTTTTTCCTTGCCGGATCTTCAACAGGTAGATATTGAAATCCTCCCGGAAGAGAAAGTCAGCTCTATACACTTTGGGCATGCTTTGTTTGAAGATGAGGAATATACCTACATATATGGTTTGAGGGATGGAAAAGCCTATTGCGCCCGTTTTCCAAACGGCATGCCAGAAGGTGAGTGGGAATACTTTTCTGGTAACGAGTGGACAGATGATGTTAAAACGGTCTCTCCAATACTGGATGTAGGAATATCGGAGCAATTTAGTGTTTTAAAATTAAATGACGAGTACTATTTAATCACACAGCTTGGTGGATTGAGTAATGAGATCTGGGCATTTCATTCAGATTCACCGTTTAAATGGAGCGCCAAAAAGGGTAAAAAAATTCATACAATTGAGATTCCTTTCGATAATCCAAACTTGTTCACCTATAATGCGTTGGCTCATCCCCAGTTTATTGATGAACATGATTCTATTCTTATCTCATATAATATGAATAGCCATGAGTTGGAAGATCACTACCGGAATGCAAATATTTACCGCCCACGTTTTATTCGCGTTCCCATACAACAACTGAAATAA
- a CDS encoding GntR family transcriptional regulator, producing the protein MNLSIDHKSPIPLHVQVEELLREMIQLPEYKSGKLLPKEVDLAKELGISRNTLRQATNKLVYEGLLHRKKGVGTKVVKHVDSKAKNWISFTQEMKAKGIKVVNYNINLTWEEPPEEVRNFFMVDRGTKVLKMERLRGGEDGPFVFFISYFHPRIGLTGREDFSKPLYEILRNQFSVIAKLSKEEISARSADLPLSKMLDMDKGDPILKRTRFVYDPGNRPIEYNVGYYRGDSIVYSVESERDQNV; encoded by the coding sequence ATGAATCTTTCAATTGATCACAAAAGCCCGATTCCTTTGCACGTTCAGGTAGAAGAACTTCTACGTGAAATGATTCAGTTACCTGAATACAAAAGCGGGAAATTATTACCAAAAGAAGTTGATCTGGCAAAGGAGTTGGGGATTTCGCGAAATACGCTGAGGCAAGCCACAAATAAACTTGTGTATGAAGGCTTGTTACATCGGAAAAAGGGTGTTGGGACAAAAGTTGTAAAACATGTAGACAGTAAGGCCAAAAACTGGATCAGCTTTACCCAGGAAATGAAGGCCAAGGGAATAAAGGTGGTTAATTATAACATTAACCTGACCTGGGAAGAACCGCCTGAAGAAGTTCGCAACTTTTTTATGGTTGACAGGGGGACAAAAGTATTGAAAATGGAACGATTGAGAGGTGGAGAAGACGGGCCCTTTGTGTTTTTTATATCATATTTCCATCCGAGAATTGGACTTACAGGAAGAGAAGATTTTTCAAAACCATTGTATGAAATTTTGAGAAATCAATTCTCCGTGATCGCCAAACTATCAAAAGAGGAAATTTCTGCTAGGTCGGCAGACTTACCGCTCTCAAAAATGCTGGATATGGACAAAGGAGACCCGATTCTAAAAAGAACACGATTTGTATACGATCCCGGAAATCGGCCGATTGAGTATAATGTAGGCTATTATCGTGGAGACAGCATTGTTTACAGTGTTGAGAGTGAAAGAGATCAGAATGTTTGA